The nucleotide sequence CTTTGTAAAAAGGACCCCATAGCCATGCACAATCAGTGCTAACCTCAATTTACCCACAGTTCATGCTCTTTGTAGGGCTTTGTAATATGCTCAGTTGTGTAACTAATTGGACATATCGATCATGTGTGGGTGTCCATGATATTGCAGTGTCTGAATGTGTTGAATTGTCAATTTCTTGTGTACTGATGTGgtgtttttcaatattttttttgcaatgttgTGGAATTCAGAACTCCCCAAAGTTCCTATCAGCTTTCTGAGGCTTCAAATTGACAGAAGCTCTGTCTAAATACGATAATTTAAATTAACTTATTTGTAGATAAATTAAATCTAATCTCCTTACTCAGCGCAgcattctttttttccttttaaacagtAGTTGTGATCATAGCCATCTATTTTATGAATATCCTTTCCAATAGGTTTGGGTTTGGTGAAGTCAAAGGCATCATTTGGGCTTGACACAGAGCATTCCTCACCTAGAATATATAATAATCACTGTTAATTAAAGAGCACAGATGTAACAGAAGGAAAAAGATATACAAATTGAAAGATAACAGGCCTCTGTACTACAGCCTAAGAAGGGCCATATCTTTACATGGAAACTACACCATACATGTAcacaaactgaaaattttagaCGGTGTGTACCTGTGGGAATCTGCACATCATTTAGGGGCAGATAGTGCTTAGCATGGATCTGAGCTATGTGATCCAAAACATCATGGTCAATCTGACAAAGAACTTCAGACAATCaataaaacaagaataattttacaatatcaaacaaatttaacaaatttgtgACTTAAGTATTGTTTAAAACTGTTTGGTCAAGAAAATcttgatttttcaacaaattctccttgtcaacaccatTAAacatgtatacagaacagtgaggagaaaaaGCATACTAATGTTGGTGTatgaagagttaaaaagcttGTACCTGACCAGCCAAGTTAAAGTAGCCATGGCTAGTGAGATTGATGATGGTGGGAGCCTTGGTTGTTGCTTTGTAGTTGAGTTTAACTTCATTGTGATCAGTAAGTGTGAATGTGAGTCTTACTGTTACATCTCCAGGAAAATTTTCATCCCCATCTGGACTTTGGTGAACAAACTTCACTTTGTTTTCTccttttacttcacttttccAATTATGCTGATGAACAcgaaaacaaagacaacaatgaCAGTCAGAGCAATTTTTAACTCACACAAACTAAAAGACTCTTGGGAGAAATACAGTTCTTTATCTATAAGCATCATCATATTTAGCACAAAGCAGACCTTGTTGAATCCAACCCATCCTCCATGTAGAGTATTTGGAGGATTATTGACGGCTAAATTGTATTCTTTGTTATCAAGGGTGAACTTTGCATTTGCAATCCTGTTTGCAACTCTTCCAACTGTAGCTCCGAGGTAATGAGGGTTACTCAGATAGTctgaataaaaaaggaaatatgaaTGATCGCAATTAAAGTTTCACAAACAAAATGTCCATTGCCATGCACAATCAGCAACACAATTGTTGACACATTATAGCCCAAACGCAATTAATTCTAGAAAAGTACACCTAAGAAGTTCAATTTAAACTCCATCAATAACTATTGCCAAAGTTGCCATAAAAAGCCAGTAGCTGAtggaaaccccccccccccccctgctaTCAGAACATTTTATGCTTGGTTACTTTGTGAATTGTGATCAAAATtaggaaataatattttttattctaacatcaaatttctaTGGCTTAAAGAGTTACTCAAGTGTCCCAGAGTGCTAGATAGCATGTCTCAgagagtttcaaatttcaaatttttccaggGGAACAAGCCCACACACCCACTAGAAGGGTCAGTTACACACAGCCACGTGCTATGCTTGCTTTTACTTACACGCATAATTCAATTCAGCCACCTCCTCAGTTCAGCTCATCAGTGTATCTTTTACATTCTCATATGACAACCCTGTAAATTCTTACATAGACTTCTCAGTGATGGAGATTACAAAGATTAGATATTACAAGCACTTACCCTCCAACTTATCATAGCCCATAATGACATCATCCATTTTTCCATTCCTgattgagtttaaaaaaaaaaagttgtaagcTAGGGGTTTAAAACCATATTTCTTTATAAATAAGTGCCTAGGCCCTTATCTAAAAATTTAGCTTAATTCGAAAGAGggctagcatctaatttctactTCTAAAATCTTCCCTGAATTAATCATTAATGTCACGAGAATggaggaaacgatcaccaactcaagaggcttttgattgtaaaacaagtctccatgtcagcaccttaggaaatggtCCGTACGAAGAATATAAATACTGCTGTTTGGGTGTAAGGGGTTAAGCTAATTAGTTGATAATTACCCCCACTTTActgaataataattatatataaaaGTAATGgtaaaaaaagtgtttgtaagGTTAAGATAATGATAACGACAGTTGGTCGTACATTTGCGAAATGCTCGGCTGTCTGGTTGTACATTACAGGTAGTCGGATGCTGTGTCAAGCACCGGAAAACCTCGTAATAAAAGTCTGTCCATGAGTTGTGCAACGTGTACGAATAAAGTTTTATAGAATATTCTGTTTACTTTCTACCACTCACCCTCGATCCTTGCCACTAAATCAAAAGGCAAACAAACTCAATATGCAATATATAACGTATCACGAAAATTTCAAGAACAAACCCAAGTTTACCTATCAGGGCATCTTAATGCTACGAAAGTCGCTCCGAACGAGATCACTTCCAGTTCCAGTCCGTGTTTGTTTCTGATAGTGTATTTCCAAACATCCTCTCCTGATTCTGTTTGGCCAAAAACCTCCCTAGAGACCACCATTTTGAAACTACGATTCTAACCCGGACTGCGACTCAAAGGAAAGGCTGCCACAGACACCAAAAATATTCGATACCGTCGAACTCAACGTCggaactgaattgaaaatattgattCCAGCAGGAAGTACAGATGCTACTCGTGGCAGCCTTATGACCTGTAGGGATGAGCCGGAAATAATGAATCGGGCAAGATTTCCTTACcacttttctttccattcttcATTAAATATGAATACAGTTCTTCGATTGAAATAAACATTGATAACCATTTCTACAAAGGCTAATCGGGCTACACGAAAATCTTTCCAATATTCATTACCTTCGATACCAAGGTTGCAGATCTGTAGAATTCAGAGTTTACGAGAAGTATCCAACCCTCGTGCTACAGCACTCAGCCGCTCACTTCCGTTCCCGTGCGCGCTCGTGCCCTTTGTGGCTCCCTGAGCCTGCATTCTACTTATCATCACCTCGAGGCGAGGAAAGAGCAATCATGTTGATTAAGCGATCGATTGTTGCTGTAGAATTAATTCAAAGTGGTGTGACCGCGAGTGCCCTAATATAGGATGGTTTATACTATGATCAGTCTCTGTGGTAACCTTTGACTAAATTGCCCGTGTTTGATATAACGAAAGAGGATGAAACGACAAATAACAATCACAAGGCCATCGACAGAACGCCGTAACGACATAGAGCTCAGAGGCGCGCCATGCGAGGCGAAATTGCGCCTCGAAAAATTCTAAATGTCAAAAGACAACGGCGCTTCGGTCTCAGTGTATTTTCGATTTGCAAATTATACAAATGGATCATTGTATCGATCGCAGAGCGCTGTGAAATAACAGTTCACTCTCGGTGCCCGGGAATTCCTGGGAACAATTTTTCTCTCCCATGACTCAATGCGCGCGTGCTTTATCTTGAATTTTAGCGGGAAATCATATCGAAAATCTTGAGTTGCCACGGAACTATGCGTTGGGTCTTCATGCAAGGGATCTTACGAGAAGGTgaagtttatatttcaaattttaaagtttaatgtTACAAGTTTCATTTATCAGGGGCAGGGAATTGCCTCAAAATTGCCTATGCGTGTTTATTTCTAATTGCCATAAAATTCAAGCAGAAACGTTTAGGAAATGCTTCTTATCTTTGTCAATCGGTAAATTTATTCGCTCTTGTCTCTCGGGATTGTTACCTTGGAGGTGCACAGCCGATAACTAATCTATCCAGACACTATTTACTTATTTAAGATACCATGTTGCTGTTGGCTCGTTCAGTAATGAATCACAGACAATTGTAATTGTGTctgatgtttttaccacatagttgacgtcctctgtgatctattactcaagtattactgtacagacccaccACAACATAGAgtctatttattttaaaaaagcaaaatgttgtctATGGTGACGTCACCTACATGCGTCTATCCTACAGGTAATACATAAGAACAGATAAAAATGTATGTAGGATTAAAATAGCAGATCCCCTGTAAGTCAAAATGCAATGAAAGCGCAAAAGTGACACTCTAGGTGCAGCCGAGTATTTCATTGATGTTCTTAATACATTTTGACGCGTTTTCTGATCTAATACTGAACAGAAAAACGCTAACTAGTAAACGCTAACTAACTAACGTTTTAATAACGTAGAATCTGTTAGTTACAATGGTTATAATATCTCTGTATCTGTTCACCactacatggtttttttttctgatgtaaATTGTCTCTCAAACATTACTCTTTCTTCATTCAGGGtcattttttggtttctgaTGTAAATTGTCTCTCAAACATTACTGCTATCTGAAGGATGGAAAGcctacaacttttttttctgttctgtatagcctcaaaaatttttaaaagctgactGAAAATGCAAATTCCTACCTATTTAATTGttcatttaattattattgagtatatgatatttttataaattttgttagTGATACTGATGTAACAGAATATGGAGATGAAAATGGAACTGAGCAtgtttcttcagttggtgagttctttccttttttaatgcaTGAACACACTTTAAGATCTTATAGGCATTCAAGTTATTACTTGAGTACACCAGTGTACTCTGTCATAGAACATCACTATGTCTGGTGTCTTTTCTATCAGTAATCATACAGTTCAGTGTGTGACACAGATTACTTATACTGCCCAGGATCCCATTTTCAGATAGGGCGATAGTTACCTCAAAATTAGAGTTGGGCATGATCAATACTCTTCTATGCCCTTGAAAATTTATGTGCTTTTGATTGAATGAAAATTCCTGATATtgcaattgtttttaaaacatgcttATACCAACTGATTGAAAAGGCTAGTTTACAGAAATGCAATAAAAACAGCAGTGTAGCACACCATTTATGAAAGAGTTCTAGAAACTTACAGAAGAGAACTATCAGTAACAGTACTCAGTTGAAATAATCTGGTCATGTATTTAGCATGTTAAACAACCATAACCCTTTTTCAGATATTAATCTTACATATGTcatacattttttgtttttgttgtattttctcTCTGTCATATAATGatgttcatcttttttcttgttttttaagctGAAGGAGGGTCTTTGTTGCCGCGTATCCCATTCGAAGAAGGATATCATCGACTTGTTGTAAGAATCAACCAGATTGGACTGAAGGATGCCCATGTGTACATTaatccatttttttctgtttctgtgaAAGGTAATGATCAATGATTATTATAATGCCAAGGTGGAGGGGATGTTAACTAATTCCTTTAACCCCCTAAGAGTCACCAtgagcatgtaatttctcctctcaaTTTCATCCCTAAAACACACatagggtcacaagaataaacaaaatgatcaccaacaaaagaagttcttgattgttagtacattctccttaccagcaccttaggaatgtaaggagaacagtatggagaatgtgcatactgatatttagggtgtaaagagctAACAAATAACTGCAGCAAAATTTATATTGAACTATTGAGTGTTTTCTCTCTACAGATGCCAATGGTGTGAATGTCACCCCAGCTCAAGATACACCCACTTCAAACAGAGTTAATGGAAAGTTTATCAACTTTGACACTGATGTAGAAATTCAAAAGCCTATAGAGAAACTTCCAAGAGGTTAgagttgttgtattttttattttgaaatcccATGTGTCTATTTGGCtctttgtcaaaaaaaacattgtaaagggagaactcttaaaaaaaaaggagagaattcCACCAATCACAGCTAAATAAGATTTCAGAAGAGGAAGTGATTCATTTCTAACAAATTCAATGAGTACCAAGCCAGTACAGTttgttgatttgaaattaaaagctCTGTTCTgaccaaacttttttttttgaatggtcagtattgaaagaaaaaaggctgTGATGCAGCATCTTCTTCTCCCCACTGTTTCACAAGGGAACACAGGgcaatttgaaaggaaaattgtgtAGTCAATCAGAAGTCACAAATAAGGAGCTTTTTCCGTACATCCCTTCAATTTGTCTTACATGGTTCTCACTCTGTACATGTTTGATTTATTCTGACAAATCCAACCTTATCTGTTTTAAACTTCCCGGAAGTTAAAAAATAGTGTAAAACTTCTCCTTGCCATGTCATCGAGCAGGTGATAAAACAAAGTTCTCAGGAGGAAGATGTTACCctctaagggcctatttacacggtacgactttgtcgcatgcgacaagcttacgacaggcttacgacacgaattgtttcgtgtaaatcaaacctacaactcgcttacgactcttaagtcatgtcgtaggcctgtcgtaagctaATGTTGCAtacgacaaagtcgtgccgtgtaaataggccttaataAAGCCAAAATtctcctgaaattttttcaagttaaaatgtaCAGTGACCACTAACAGAGAATCACTTGTTAGTTACTGGGCAGTTAAAACGTGTTAAGACTTCTCATTGTTTTCACAATACAGGTACCGCAATATTCTTCGAGTTTAAACATTACAAACCGAAAAAGGATATTGTGAGCACAAGGTGTTTTGCTTTCATGGAACAGGACGAGTTTAAACCTGGTCCTGCCTGTATCGAACTGTAAGTAAATACGACTATTTGTTAACTGCATCAGGGACGCTTTCATGATATAAGCAATCTTACCAATCAAAATTGACTAAAGTGTTTGTACAGACCTAAGCGGTGGCCTTGAGGTCATATTAAAAGGGTCTGGGTCAGAGCCTAATTCCGGAATACGGTCTTATGTTCTTGGGCTGGACACTGACAGGGATTTCAAAAGCATTTGCCATAAGCGGCTGCCGACGGTGCCTGAAGANNNNNNNNNNNNNNNNNNNNNNNNNNNNNNNNNNNNNNNNNNNNNNNNNNNNNNNNNNNNNNNNNNNNNNNNNNNNNNNNNNNNNNNNNNNNNNNNNNNNAAAACTCGATAAAAAATATCAGCATATATACGTAACATAACCGTCTTAAGCGGACAAATAAAAGACGTGAAAGACAGTGTTCGAATGGTTCCCAATATGActtccaaagaaaaaatattttaacagcAGAcagtgcgaaaaaaaaaaaatagccgaTTTGATTATGATGCGCGGCGAGTTGGAGTACTGACAAAAAAATGTTCCCGAAAACCATTGTTCTATTAGATTTGAAGGGTGTAACTTTTTAGGCGGTTTCCTTGGCTACCCCCACTGTTACCTGCATAGTGAATATCTATCGAAAAGCAATCTACTTTGTTGACACTATTATTAATTCAACCATCCGAACAAACAGAAAAGGGAAGTGTTAACAAGTCAGGGTAGGGAAGTGACACCAGTACGACAACCTAACACTAAGGTGTGTCATAgaggaaataattaaaattaaattttggaatTTATCCACGTTATTAAATGCACTCGTTATCGGTAGAAAACAAATTCACAAGTGGTGAAAGGTTTAAACGTTATAATAGAGACTTGAAATACTTTGGGAAACAAATACGCGAtcactgttttgtttcaaagaaattcGAAATATTTACTTCGTTGCCACCGCAAAAACGCCCGCAAAAATTGTAATGAAGTTGCAACAAAATCTTACGAGGTATCCCAACAAATGGATTAACTTTAATCACATAGTACAGGTGTACATCAGAGGCGGtggttaaactttgttttcttctggtTAAGGCAGCGCTTACTTACGAGAATTGTCTACATGGACGACAAATCAAGAAAAGCTTGCTCGGAAATCTAGTAATTTTTGGAGGACTTTCACGGCTATCCGATAAAGAGAAGTCATACTCACCATTGTGAGTATCAAAAATTTCGTCTCTTTACCAAGTTTCTTAAAACGGTTTTTTCGGTGCCAAGTAGGAAGCGAATTGAGTGTTAGATGAACGATGGATAGTCATGTAAATTCTATGGTAATTCTATGCGAACCGGTGAACTTCTAAAATTTTGAAGCAACGCTCATGCTTTGTGATCGCCACCCTTATCTATAAAATAACGATATGGAGGTAGTAGGGATGAACTGCTGTCTAGAGAAAAGAGTTGGAAAGTGATTTTAAAGAGCCTAACAACGATAAGCAAAAAACTATTAATCAATAGTGCCGTTTAAACctagggaaaaaaattcatggtgACTTGAAGTTGCAAGGTCAGCGAGCGCTTAATTCAGAGTCAAAAAATTTAGAGCATATTCACTGAATAtcatcttattttatttaaaataaccAGGCTTAAATTCACCATCTTCATttacaacttttaaatttttccagttAATGATGCAAAAATGAACGATACTTAAAACCTTTTATTACAAGGTTTTGATTAGTCGCTGTTAGAATTGTTATGTTGACAACATTAGCAATTAGTTTAAACTCTTGCTTAATAATCTGTTCCACAAAGACTGAACAAAGAAACTCTTATCAATAAATCCGTCATTTATAGATTAAATATCATGAGTAATAAGTAATCTTATCtgattgaaaagttttaaatgcGTTTGCGAAGCGAAAATGAACGAATCCATTGTTACCCACATGCGAGTCCAAATCTGTAAAGAAGTCGAAGACGTGCAGCTGGCTTCATGCACAGATGCAAAATAAGGCTGTTGTTTAGCGATGCAAAACATAAGTAATGGACAAGTGACTGACAATTTCCCATTAAGTCATTCAAGCGCTCGCtataaaatgaaatcaaatcTGGTAAGCCTTCTTAATGGTTGTTACGTGCTATCATGGACGAGTGAGTAACCATTTCCCATATATAACTCTTTCAAACATTCGCTATACAATTAGTCAAATTATTACCTGGCAAGGTAGTCTTGAGGTAAATCCGAGCGTACTGATTGGTTCAGTTCGGTCTGTTTTTTGGCATACGGGCCGTTTTCACGGAAACGGTCCTGTGCTGTGTATTTTTGGTGGCAAAAGCCGGAATATACTATAAACAATTTTGGTCCGAGTGCCATATATTACTACTTACTAACCTCGCTTGCTCGATTCGTACCAAGGGAAAGTTGACCCTCGGTCGCTTCTGTAAGGACCTAGCTCCGCTCGGTCCGTACTGCCAAGAACTTCGGGACGATATTCCCCAGTAGGGCCCTCACGCTCGGTAGTAAGAAGTTAATCAAAGCCAGTTTCAACGGTGTACGAGTTATGTTCTGGACGCCAGATATTATTTCCTTCAACTGATTCAAGTACGCGATACACGATGTCACAATGAATTGACGAAGCATTTACACCTGAGCCCACTTTCCTTTCGGTCAGCATCAATAGATCGACCACACTAAACTACGCTTTATGGAAGTTCAGTTTTCGAAATTGAAACAGCCTATAATTTTATAGAAGTTAAATAAGCCTTCTCTTGGAGGCAAAAGAGGGGTGAATCGTGACGATATGAGGGGTAACGTACTGAATTTATTAGCAACTGATgataaggaaatattttacaattttggaATAATATATGACCTTTTCACgtgtaaatatgaaaaaatttatttctagcACAACAATTCCTTACTAATTTTGAGTTGCAATGGAgaggaataaaacaaattttagtagCGAGAAGTTTCAATTTTGCTCTGTCTTTCGGTTGTATAGGTAATGTCCAAAAGCAGATGAAATACTCTTGATAATGTCTGAACTATTTGGTTGATAAAGTTATTAGAGACTACATTCATAACTCATCCGCGTGAAAAGAAACGTTATTCCTACACAATTTTCATGAGGCTGATTAAATAACGCTGTTAAATTTAGCCGCTATAAAATGCCTTTTATCAAATTATCATACCAGTTGTCAAAACATTTCTAATTGCTATTTTCCAGCATACTCAATTATAATTTCATCCACCTGTGATGAAACCGTGTCTGCCTTTTTTTGTAATCCTTTATTATATATTCCTTTTTTCAACCTTAAAAAGGAGCAGCATGAGTAGTTTTTGTTATTGGTTTGGCGCCAAGAAGTCACCGAATGAAAGATGGCCCATTAGGGAGGCTCTTATTTCCTCGCTTTATTTATAAACATAGGTCTGAATTAATGGATTTTCCACTACTAATGACCTCTTCTGACGTCTAGAACATACGAGTTAATGTTTCATACTCGACACGGAAAATACAACATGAATTATTTAACGATAGATTGGTCTTAGCGAATGAATAAATTCTCTCAGGAGGTTTTATTTATGTCCGCTGAAACATAGTTCTCTTGGAATTGTTTAAGGTAAGCTGaggaatttcttgaatttacttttatttcaatactttgCCACACATACTTTATCTTACTGATTAGAAGTTAAGATGTTTcattgacaaagaaataatagtttttttcgtcAATAGTGTCTCTAAGATGCCACATTCATTTTTACAAGAAATTGAACAGTTTATTCGTCGACTTTTTGCGTTATGTATAACGGCCTCGAGataaagtttatttaaaaaaagggacaattttcataaaaattagaGCACCGGTCAAGGTGGGTTTTCAGGCTCGAAACATCGACCtaaaaaacgtattttcagAGCTTTCCGTGCCACAGACATCAACGCATACCATAAGGTATACATTTGCATTCTATAACAACGGAAACATATCTAGTTAGCTATTGCGCTTTATACGATTTAAACTCTGGACTAAGAAAAACGTAATTGTTTCACCAAATgtattctctttcttttcaaacaaatgttAAATCTCAAAAGCGatttctcttcaaaaaaaaaaaagaaaatgaattggTTCCTTCCTCCATGATATGTAAACTCATTGTCTATTATTCAAATAacctttcttgtttttaaatttcactcAATATTAGTGGCTTAGGTTTACATTTAAAACGAAAAGATTCATAAATTTTCcgtttgaaagaaatttaaaacaatccACCCCTTGTCTTTGCCCCTATCACTATTTTGACTTTGTGGTAACCACCGCGCATGGGTGGCCTCTTGGGGAACAAACTAAATTCTGCCGGCCACTGCTGTTCGTTATAATCCATTCTGCAAACGAACGTAGTTGTAAATTTAAGCAAGAGAAAAATATGGGCACCGCGCACGTTCACTCATTAACCGCAGGCTCCCACTTAATGACCGACAGCGAATTTTATCCTAAgtgagagtaaaaaaatatcaccatTTTTCAGCAGGGATTTTCGTGCTTTGAATTACGATTGGACAATCTAAATACCCTTGAAAGTACACTTAAATGATTCCAATCGAAAAACTTAGCCTAAAGCTATGTTTTTCCTGAAGATAGACTAAATAAGCGGCATGCAACTATCTGAAAATCTAAATTAAACGAAAGACTGCGGTAAGGCTTACCCGATgttaaaagaacagaaaagttACCAAAAGATATCTcaaaaaaacattgtaaatattttatatcTATGCAACTTTGACAAAAACCAATAATTTGAacattgggaaaaaaataacctGCAGCAGTTATGATAACAGGTCTTCTTgtgaacaaattaattttctttattctacgATACACTTAACTTTCAGAAGGTACTTCAGTTCAACGCCTTTCTGTGTATTTCTTGGCAGGCGATAAAATGGCGTATTGAccaaaatttgtaaaaaaaaaaa is from Pocillopora verrucosa isolate sample1 chromosome 7, ASM3666991v2, whole genome shotgun sequence and encodes:
- the LOC136282285 gene encoding axin interactor, dorsalization-associated protein-like; its protein translation is MRLSYSDTDVTEYGDENGTEHVSSVAEGGSLLPRIPFEEGYHRLVVRINQIGLKDAHVYINPFFSVSVKDANGVNVTPAQDTPTSNRVNGKFINFDTDVEIQKPIEKLPRGTAIFFEFKHYKPKKDIVSTRCFAFMEQDEFKPGPACIEL
- the LOC136282284 gene encoding galactose mutarotase-like — encoded protein: MVVSREVFGQTESGEDVWKYTIRNKHGLELEVISFGATFVALRCPDRNGKMDDVIMGYDKLEDYLSNPHYLGATVGRVANRIANAKFTLDNKEYNLAVNNPPNTLHGGWVGFNKHNWKSEVKGENKVKFVHQSPDGDENFPGDVTVRLTFTLTDHNEVKLNYKATTKAPTIINLTSHGYFNLAGQIDHDVLDHIAQIHAKHYLPLNDVQIPTGEECSVSSPNDAFDFTKPKPIGKDIHKIDGYDHNYCLKGKKECCAEVYHPSSGRVLKMFTDQPGVQFYTANGFDGFSGKGGVLYHKFGAFCLEAQNYPDAVNQSNFPSPVLRPGETYKQKTIYKFDVKDKQ